In one Lysobacter alkalisoli genomic region, the following are encoded:
- the trpC gene encoding indole-3-glycerol phosphate synthase TrpC, protein MSDILNTILARKAEEIEQRSRMRPLEMVRARAEAMPATRGFVRAIRDKVDAGQAAVIAEVKKASPSKGLIRPDFKPAEIARSYEAGGAACLSVLTDIDFFQGSNLYLGEARNACSLPVLRKDFTIDPYQVHEARMIGADCILLIVAALEDGPMIEMANLAHSLGMDVLVEVHDIDELERALQTDCELIGVNNRNLRTFEVSLETTLDLRQAVPPDRILVTESGIATTADVARMRDADINAFLVGESFMRDPDPGAALQRLFAA, encoded by the coding sequence ATGAGTGACATCCTCAACACCATCCTCGCCCGCAAGGCCGAGGAGATCGAACAGCGCAGCCGGATGCGGCCGCTGGAAATGGTCCGCGCACGCGCCGAGGCGATGCCTGCCACGCGCGGCTTCGTCCGCGCGATCCGCGACAAGGTCGATGCTGGCCAGGCGGCGGTGATCGCCGAGGTCAAGAAGGCCAGCCCGTCGAAAGGCCTGATCCGCCCGGACTTCAAGCCTGCCGAGATCGCGCGCAGCTACGAGGCCGGCGGTGCGGCCTGCCTGTCGGTACTGACCGACATCGATTTCTTCCAGGGCAGCAACCTCTATCTCGGCGAGGCGCGCAACGCGTGCTCGCTGCCGGTGTTGCGCAAGGACTTCACCATCGACCCGTATCAGGTCCATGAGGCGCGGATGATCGGTGCCGACTGCATCCTGCTGATCGTCGCTGCGCTCGAGGACGGGCCGATGATCGAGATGGCCAACCTCGCCCATTCACTCGGCATGGACGTGCTGGTCGAGGTGCACGACATCGACGAGCTGGAGCGTGCGCTGCAGACCGACTGCGAGTTGATCGGGGTCAACAACCGCAACCTGCGCACCTTCGAGGTCTCGCTGGAGACGACCCTGGATCTCAGGCAGGCGGTGCCGCCGGATCGTATCCTGGTCACCGAGAGCGGCATCGCGACCACGGCCGATGTCGCCCGCATGCGCGATGCGGACATCAATGCCTTCCTGGTCGGCGAGAGCTTCATGCGCGACCCTGATCCGGGCGCGGCGCTGCAGCGGCTGTTCGCGGCATGA
- a CDS encoding J domain-containing protein: MTRWYGKLLGLIAGALLLRFNPLLGALIGLLIGHAFDADWFRLRRAGPNPYAALGLDERASDDEVDRAYRRLIAQYHPDRLEGAAPELRQQAEARARELNAAYDRIKFLRKR; this comes from the coding sequence ATGACACGCTGGTACGGAAAACTGCTGGGCCTGATCGCAGGAGCGCTGCTGCTGCGCTTCAACCCCCTGCTCGGGGCGCTGATCGGCCTGCTGATCGGCCACGCTTTCGACGCCGACTGGTTCAGGCTGCGCCGCGCCGGTCCCAACCCCTATGCCGCACTCGGCCTGGACGAGCGTGCCAGCGACGACGAGGTGGATCGCGCCTACCGCCGGCTGATCGCCCAGTACCATCCCGACCGCCTCGAAGGCGCCGCTCCCGAGCTTCGCCAGCAGGCCGAAGCCAGGGCCCGCGAGCTCAATGCCGCCTACGACCGCATCAAATTCCTGCGCAAACGGTAG
- the rpe gene encoding ribulose-phosphate 3-epimerase, giving the protein MQPTVIAPSILSADFARLGEEVDNVLAAGADWVHFDVMDNHYVPNLTIGPMVCEALRKHGVTAPIDVHLMVEPVDRIVPDFAKAGASLISFHPEASRHVHRTVQLIKSSGCQAGVVLNPATPVEVLDYVLEELDLVLLMSVNPGFGGQAFIPSTLDKLRKVRAMIDARAPHVRLEIDGGVKADNIAEIAAAGADTFVAGSAIFNADDYADVIGRMKTAVAGVRG; this is encoded by the coding sequence ATGCAACCGACCGTGATCGCCCCGTCCATCCTGTCCGCCGACTTCGCCAGGCTCGGCGAGGAAGTCGACAACGTGCTCGCCGCGGGCGCCGACTGGGTCCACTTCGACGTGATGGACAACCACTACGTGCCCAACCTGACCATCGGCCCGATGGTCTGCGAGGCGCTGCGCAAGCACGGCGTGACCGCGCCGATCGACGTCCACCTGATGGTCGAACCGGTCGACCGCATCGTCCCCGACTTCGCCAAGGCCGGAGCCTCGCTGATCAGCTTCCATCCAGAGGCCAGCCGCCACGTCCATCGCACGGTGCAGTTGATCAAGTCCAGCGGCTGCCAGGCCGGCGTGGTGTTGAACCCGGCCACTCCAGTCGAAGTGCTCGACTACGTGCTGGAGGAACTCGACCTGGTACTGCTGATGTCGGTCAACCCGGGCTTTGGCGGCCAGGCCTTCATTCCCTCGACGCTCGACAAGCTGCGCAAGGTACGCGCGATGATCGATGCGCGCGCGCCGCACGTGCGGCTGGAGATCGACGGTGGGGTCAAGGCCGACAACATCGCCGAAATCGCGGCGGCGGGCGCCGACACCTTCGTCGCCGGCTCGGCGATCTTCAACGCCGACGACTATGCCGACGTGATCGGCCGGATGAAGACCGCCGTGGCCGGCGTGCGCGGCTGA
- a CDS encoding (Fe-S)-binding protein produces MPTPLPPGSLPAPDPLLALADRCVQCGLCLPACPTYARDRLEAESPRGRIALARALSQGTIAPTVATEAHLDHCLGCRSCEAVCPAGVEYGRLLVLARNRQRQRRHVGRKQQLIEALAARPARLTRLIGLYRTLFPLLPAMLRPVPRPPAPAALPSRSGSRPSVTVFIGCIARSYEAPLRAALARLLDVLDLDLSSPSRQTCCGSLHVHGGDQDRARALAEANRTAFTGSGTVLTLASGCHEQVAAAMPDGSETVDALVFLHRHGERLRFRRLDARIALHVPCTQRNVVGSTPALRDLLARVPGLDVVELAADCCGAAGTQMVTDPDRAAGFRQPLLDRLHASGATLLLSANIGCRLHLAGGTALPVQHPIELLAAQVD; encoded by the coding sequence ATGCCCACCCCACTCCCTCCCGGTTCATTGCCCGCACCTGACCCGCTGTTGGCGCTGGCCGATCGCTGCGTACAGTGCGGACTGTGCCTGCCGGCCTGTCCAACCTATGCCCGCGACCGGCTGGAAGCCGAATCGCCGCGGGGCCGGATTGCACTGGCCCGGGCCTTGTCGCAGGGCACGATCGCCCCGACCGTGGCCACCGAGGCCCACCTCGACCACTGCCTTGGCTGCCGCAGCTGCGAGGCGGTGTGCCCGGCCGGGGTCGAATACGGTCGGCTGCTGGTCCTGGCTCGCAACCGCCAGCGCCAGCGTCGCCACGTCGGCCGCAAGCAGCAGCTGATCGAAGCCCTTGCCGCCCGCCCGGCACGACTGACCCGGCTGATCGGCCTGTACCGGACGCTTTTCCCGCTGCTGCCGGCCATGCTGCGGCCGGTGCCGAGGCCCCCGGCACCGGCCGCACTCCCGTCCCGATCCGGGTCGCGCCCCTCTGTGACCGTGTTCATCGGCTGCATTGCCCGCAGCTACGAGGCACCGTTGCGTGCAGCGCTGGCCCGGCTGCTGGACGTGCTCGACCTCGACCTGTCGTCACCATCCAGGCAAACCTGCTGCGGCAGCCTGCATGTCCACGGCGGCGACCAGGACCGTGCCCGGGCACTGGCCGAAGCCAACCGCACGGCATTCACCGGCTCCGGCACCGTGCTCACCCTGGCCAGCGGCTGCCATGAACAGGTGGCCGCGGCGATGCCGGACGGCAGCGAAACAGTCGATGCCCTTGTCTTTTTGCATCGACACGGCGAGCGGCTGCGTTTCCGCCGCCTCGATGCCCGCATCGCCCTGCACGTGCCCTGCACCCAGCGCAACGTGGTCGGCTCGACGCCGGCCCTGCGCGACCTGTTGGCGCGGGTGCCGGGGCTGGACGTGGTCGAGCTGGCCGCCGACTGCTGTGGGGCGGCCGGCACGCAGATGGTCACCGATCCCGATCGCGCCGCCGGCTTCCGCCAGCCACTGCTGGACCGGCTGCATGCCTCGGGTGCGACCCTGCTGCTCAGTGCCAACATCGGCTGCCGGCTGCACTTGGCCGGCGGTACGGCGCTGCCGGTGCAGCACCCGATCGAATTGCTGGCCGCGCAGGTGGACTAG
- the trpD gene encoding anthranilate phosphoribosyltransferase, with translation MPITPQEALQRTIEHREIFHDEMVELMRQIMRGEVSPTMTAAILTGLRVKKETVGEIAGAATVLREFARPVEIADRSGLVDIVGTGGDGAHTFNISTASMFVVAAAGAKVAKHGNRSVSSKSGSADVLEALGANIELQPEQVAQCIDRCGIGFMFAPVHHPAMKMVAPVRREMAVRTLFNILGPLTNPAGAPSILMGVFHPDLVGIQVRVLQKLGARRALVVWGRDGLDELSLGAATLVGELRDGQVREYDVHPEDFGIAMAATRNLQVGDALESKAIVLDVLAGKPGLPQDIVAMNAGAALYVAGVADSIADGIARAREVMASGAAKAKLDEFIALTRELRVESGEK, from the coding sequence ATGCCCATCACCCCGCAAGAAGCCCTGCAACGCACCATCGAGCATCGTGAGATCTTCCACGACGAGATGGTCGAACTGATGCGCCAGATCATGCGCGGCGAGGTCAGTCCGACCATGACCGCGGCGATCCTGACCGGCCTGCGGGTCAAGAAGGAAACCGTCGGCGAGATCGCCGGCGCGGCGACCGTGCTGCGCGAATTCGCGCGCCCGGTCGAGATTGCCGATCGCAGTGGACTGGTGGACATCGTCGGCACCGGCGGCGATGGCGCACACACCTTCAACATCTCCACCGCCAGCATGTTCGTGGTCGCCGCTGCCGGTGCCAAGGTCGCCAAGCACGGCAACCGCAGCGTGTCGTCCAAGTCGGGCAGCGCCGACGTGCTGGAAGCGCTGGGCGCGAACATCGAGCTGCAGCCCGAGCAGGTCGCGCAATGCATCGACCGCTGCGGGATCGGCTTCATGTTCGCGCCGGTGCACCACCCGGCGATGAAGATGGTTGCGCCGGTGCGTCGAGAGATGGCCGTGCGAACGCTGTTCAACATCCTCGGCCCGCTGACCAACCCGGCCGGTGCGCCGAGCATCCTGATGGGCGTGTTCCATCCCGACCTGGTCGGCATCCAGGTGCGCGTGCTGCAGAAACTCGGCGCTCGGCGCGCGCTGGTAGTGTGGGGTCGTGACGGTCTCGACGAACTCTCGCTCGGCGCCGCGACCCTGGTCGGCGAACTGCGCGACGGCCAGGTGCGCGAGTACGACGTGCACCCGGAAGACTTCGGCATCGCGATGGCCGCGACCCGCAACCTGCAGGTCGGCGACGCGCTGGAATCGAAAGCGATCGTGCTCGACGTGCTGGCCGGCAAGCCCGGCCTGCCGCAGGACATCGTGGCGATGAACGCCGGTGCGGCCCTGTACGTGGCCGGCGTGGCCGACTCCATCGCCGACGGTATCGCGCGCGCGCGCGAGGTCATGGCTTCCGGCGCGGCCAAGGCCAAGCTGGACGAATTCATCGCATTGACCCGTGAACTGCGAGTGGAGAGTGGAGAGAAGTGA
- a CDS encoding haloacid dehalogenase-like hydrolase, giving the protein MSVADTRYPVVRADAPLVVFDFDHTLYDGDSGSHLFLWLIRRSVWRSLLALLIAPLFGPLVAFLPTRRLGISGFVWAGTVGLHGRHDLDALIDQYVDAHREQIRKRLLPIALEVFREHRENGDRVVVATGAPPELARAILAFVAHEDVPVVGTEVGPRLGGIGPGRHCHHQMKMTMLREAGFDSPMWKAYSDSSADLPLLQAAAEPVVVNPKHGRVRMFREVLPAGTPILNWGCPGRGGDPVQ; this is encoded by the coding sequence ATGAGCGTCGCCGACACCCGCTACCCCGTCGTGCGGGCGGACGCGCCGCTGGTCGTGTTCGACTTCGACCACACACTCTACGACGGCGATTCCGGCAGCCACCTGTTCCTGTGGCTGATCCGGCGCAGCGTCTGGCGCAGCCTGCTGGCGCTGTTGATCGCACCGCTGTTCGGGCCGCTGGTGGCGTTCCTGCCGACCCGCCGACTCGGCATTTCCGGCTTCGTCTGGGCCGGTACGGTTGGCTTGCACGGCCGTCACGATCTCGATGCGCTGATCGACCAATATGTCGATGCTCACCGCGAGCAGATCCGCAAGCGCCTGCTGCCGATCGCGCTGGAGGTGTTCCGCGAGCATCGCGAGAACGGCGATCGGGTGGTGGTCGCCACCGGCGCGCCGCCCGAGCTGGCGCGCGCGATCCTCGCCTTCGTCGCCCACGAGGACGTGCCGGTCGTGGGCACCGAGGTCGGCCCACGCCTGGGCGGAATCGGCCCGGGCCGGCATTGCCACCATCAGATGAAGATGACGATGCTGCGCGAGGCTGGCTTCGACAGTCCGATGTGGAAAGCCTATTCCGACAGCTCCGCCGACCTTCCGCTGCTGCAAGCCGCGGCCGAGCCGGTGGTGGTCAATCCGAAGCATGGGCGGGTGCGGATGTTCCGCGAAGTGCTGCCAGCCGGCACGCCGATCCTCAACTGGGGCTGTCCCGGCCGCGGTGGCGATCCGGTGCAATAG
- the coq7 gene encoding 2-polyprenyl-3-methyl-6-methoxy-1,4-benzoquinone monooxygenase, whose amino-acid sequence MQTRRLTPLDRFLDDTQRALETVLGAPAAERPNPAGDTPEVALEEAERRHAAGLMRINHVGEVCAQALYSGQAAVARDPATRTHLLEAAQEETDHLAWCADRLRELDDRPSLLNPLWYAGSFTIGAVAGLRGDGWNLGFVVETERQVEAHIDEHLDELPAADARSRAILEVMKADEARHADNAEAAGARVLPPPIPSLMALASKLMKTVAYRI is encoded by the coding sequence ATGCAGACCCGCCGCCTGACCCCGCTCGACCGTTTCCTCGACGACACCCAGCGCGCCCTTGAAACCGTGCTCGGGGCGCCCGCCGCCGAACGTCCCAACCCGGCCGGCGACACCCCCGAGGTGGCGCTGGAGGAGGCCGAGCGCCGCCACGCGGCCGGGCTGATGCGGATCAACCACGTCGGCGAGGTCTGCGCGCAGGCGCTGTACTCCGGCCAGGCCGCGGTCGCACGCGACCCGGCGACCCGTACCCACCTGCTCGAAGCCGCGCAGGAGGAGACCGATCACCTGGCCTGGTGCGCCGACCGCCTGCGCGAGCTCGACGACCGTCCCAGCCTGCTCAACCCGCTCTGGTACGCCGGCAGCTTCACGATCGGCGCCGTGGCCGGATTGCGCGGGGACGGCTGGAACCTCGGTTTTGTGGTCGAGACCGAGCGTCAGGTCGAGGCCCATATCGACGAGCATCTCGATGAGCTGCCGGCCGCCGATGCCCGCAGCCGCGCAATCCTGGAAGTGATGAAGGCCGACGAGGCCCGCCACGCCGACAACGCCGAGGCCGCCGGTGCCCGCGTGCTGCCGCCGCCGATCCCGAGCCTGATGGCGCTGGCGTCGAAGCTGATGAAGACCGTCGCCTACCGGATCTGA
- a CDS encoding anthranilate synthase component II, which produces MLLMIDNYDSFTWNLVQYLQMLGAEVKVVRNDELSVAQIEALAPERIVVSPGPCTPNEAGVSVEVIRELGSRVPLFGVCLGHQSLGQAYGGRVVRAKQIMHGKTSRIRHRGEGVFAGLPDHYEATRYHSLVVERDGLPDCLEITAWTEDGDGGFDEIMGLRHREHPVEGVQFHPESILTEHGHALLKNFLERH; this is translated from the coding sequence ATGCTGCTGATGATCGACAACTACGACAGCTTCACCTGGAACCTCGTGCAGTACCTGCAGATGCTCGGGGCCGAGGTGAAAGTGGTCCGCAACGACGAGCTGTCGGTCGCGCAGATCGAGGCACTGGCACCCGAACGGATCGTGGTCTCGCCCGGGCCGTGCACGCCCAACGAGGCCGGCGTCTCGGTCGAGGTGATCCGTGAACTGGGTTCGCGGGTACCGCTGTTCGGCGTCTGCCTCGGCCACCAGAGCCTGGGCCAGGCCTATGGCGGGCGGGTGGTGCGCGCAAAACAGATCATGCACGGCAAGACCTCGCGCATCCGCCATCGTGGCGAGGGCGTGTTCGCCGGTTTGCCGGATCATTACGAGGCCACCCGCTACCATTCGCTGGTGGTCGAGCGCGACGGCCTGCCCGACTGTCTGGAAATCACCGCCTGGACCGAGGATGGCGATGGCGGCTTCGACGAAATCATGGGCCTGCGCCACCGCGAGCATCCGGTCGAGGGCGTGCAGTTCCATCCCGAGTCGATCCTGACCGAGCACGGGCATGCGCTGTTGAAGAACTTCCTGGAGAGGCACTAG
- the trpE gene encoding anthranilate synthase component I, translating to MTTPARSDAANSLEQFQRLAAEGHTRIPVVREVFSDLDTPLSVYLKLADGPHTYLFESVEGGERFGRYSIIGLPARRVYAFAGHSLFVTEHGELVEHRQVEDPFAEVERLRSEHSVPKIDGLPGFTGGLVGWFGFECIGYIEPRLAGGDKPDELGTPDILLMLSEELAVFDNLRGRLYLIVHADPREPQAYAKASRRLDQLVHRLRHAGAGYPETLDPNGLDEADFVSGFTREGFIAAVEKSKEYIRAGDIFQVVLSQRLSVPFKARPVDVYRALRALNPSPYMYFLDVGDMQVVGSSPEILVRLDDNTVTVRPIAGTRPRGATPEEDDALEAELLADPKERAEHLMLIDLGRNDTGRVSEPGTVKMGEQFTIERYSHVMHIVSEVTGTLKQGMSYADVLRATFPAGTVSGAPKIRALEIIRELEPIKRNIYSGAVGYIGWHGDADTAIAIRTAVIQDGRLYVQAGAGIVHDSDPQKEWEETMSKGRALFRAVAEAARGL from the coding sequence GTGACCACGCCCGCCCGATCTGATGCCGCCAACTCCCTCGAACAATTCCAGCGCCTCGCCGCCGAAGGCCACACCCGCATCCCGGTCGTGCGCGAGGTCTTCTCCGACCTCGACACCCCGCTGTCGGTCTACCTGAAACTGGCCGACGGCCCGCATACCTACCTGTTCGAATCGGTCGAAGGCGGCGAGCGCTTCGGCCGCTATTCGATCATCGGCCTGCCCGCGCGACGGGTGTATGCTTTCGCCGGCCACAGCCTGTTCGTGACCGAGCACGGCGAACTGGTCGAGCATCGCCAGGTCGAGGATCCGTTCGCCGAGGTCGAGCGTCTGCGCAGCGAGCATTCGGTGCCGAAGATCGACGGTCTGCCCGGCTTCACCGGTGGACTGGTCGGCTGGTTCGGCTTCGAATGCATCGGCTACATCGAGCCGCGCCTGGCCGGTGGCGACAAGCCGGATGAACTCGGCACGCCCGACATCCTGCTGATGCTCAGCGAGGAACTGGCGGTGTTCGACAACCTGCGCGGTCGCCTGTACCTGATCGTGCACGCCGATCCGCGCGAACCGCAGGCGTACGCGAAGGCCTCGCGCCGCCTCGACCAGCTGGTCCACCGCCTGCGCCACGCCGGCGCCGGTTATCCCGAAACGCTGGATCCGAACGGCCTGGACGAGGCCGACTTCGTCTCCGGCTTCACCCGCGAGGGTTTCATCGCCGCGGTCGAGAAGTCAAAGGAGTACATCCGCGCCGGCGACATCTTCCAGGTCGTGCTCAGCCAGCGCCTGTCGGTGCCGTTCAAGGCGCGCCCGGTCGACGTGTACCGCGCGCTGCGGGCGCTGAACCCGTCGCCGTACATGTACTTTCTCGACGTCGGCGACATGCAGGTGGTCGGCTCCTCGCCCGAGATCCTCGTGCGGCTGGACGACAATACCGTCACCGTGCGTCCGATCGCCGGCACCCGCCCGCGTGGCGCCACGCCGGAGGAGGACGACGCGCTCGAGGCCGAGCTGCTCGCCGACCCCAAGGAGCGCGCCGAGCACCTGATGCTGATCGACCTCGGCCGCAACGACACCGGTCGTGTGTCCGAGCCGGGCACGGTGAAGATGGGCGAGCAGTTCACCATCGAACGCTACAGCCACGTCATGCATATCGTCAGCGAGGTCACCGGCACGCTGAAGCAGGGCATGAGCTACGCCGATGTGCTGCGCGCGACGTTCCCGGCCGGTACCGTCAGCGGCGCGCCGAAGATCCGCGCGCTGGAAATCATCCGCGAGCTGGAACCGATCAAGCGCAACATCTACTCCGGCGCCGTGGGTTACATCGGCTGGCATGGCGATGCCGACACCGCGATCGCGATCCGCACCGCCGTCATCCAGGACGGCCGCCTGTACGTGCAGGCCGGCGCAGGCATCGTCCACGACTCCGACCCGCAGAAGGAGTGGGAGGAGACGATGAGCAAAGGTCGCGCGCTGTTCCGTGCCGTCGCCGAGGCTGCCCGCGGTCTCTAG
- the speD gene encoding adenosylmethionine decarboxylase yields MVKPLPRLRLQGFNNLTKALSFNIYDVCFAASEDERRRYIEYIDEAYNADRLTQILTDVAEIIGANILNIARQDYDPQGASVTILISEEPVIDKKDAKGVISDAVVAHMDKSHITVHTYPETHPDNGIATFRADIDVATCGVISPLKALNYLIESFESDIVIMDYRVRGFTRDVKGRKHYIDHKINSIQDYLARPIKSRYEMLDVNVYQENIFHTKMHLKDFDLDTYLFEEKARNLSFKERLKIEARLKREIEELYHGRNLVD; encoded by the coding sequence GTGGTCAAGCCGTTGCCTCGCCTGAGGTTGCAGGGTTTCAACAATCTCACCAAGGCCCTTTCGTTCAATATCTACGATGTGTGCTTCGCCGCCTCCGAGGACGAGCGCAGGCGCTACATCGAATACATCGACGAGGCCTACAACGCCGATCGCCTGACCCAGATCCTCACCGACGTGGCGGAGATCATCGGCGCCAACATCCTCAACATCGCGCGCCAGGACTACGATCCGCAGGGCGCGTCGGTGACGATCCTGATTTCCGAAGAGCCGGTGATCGACAAGAAGGACGCCAAGGGCGTGATCTCCGACGCGGTGGTCGCGCACATGGACAAGTCGCACATCACCGTCCACACCTATCCGGAGACCCATCCGGACAACGGCATCGCGACCTTCCGTGCCGATATCGACGTGGCCACCTGTGGCGTGATCTCGCCGCTGAAGGCCCTGAACTACCTGATCGAGAGTTTCGAGTCCGACATCGTGATCATGGACTACCGCGTGCGCGGCTTCACCCGCGACGTGAAGGGCCGGAAGCACTACATCGACCACAAGATCAACTCGATCCAGGACTACCTGGCCCGGCCGATCAAGTCGCGCTACGAGATGCTCGACGTCAACGTCTACCAGGAGAACATCTTCCACACCAAGATGCACCTGAAGGACTTCGACCTCGACACCTACCTGTTCGAAGAGAAGGCGCGCAACCTGTCGTTCAAGGAGCGGCTGAAGATCGAGGCGCGGCTCAAGCGCGAGATCGAGGAGCTCTACCACGGGCGCAACCTCGTGGATTGA
- the crp gene encoding cAMP-activated global transcriptional regulator CRP, producing MPADPVAHLTALRRTHSPLTPDAATIERFLVHCHRRRYPSRTDVFRPGDPASTLYYIVSGSVSIITEEDDGRELVLGYFGPGEFVGELGLFIESEQREVILRTRTACELAEIGHDRFYDLLLTRLAGDAPKLLYAIGAQISRRLLDTSRKAGRLAFLDVTDRIVRALHDLAREPEAMSHPDGTQLRVSRQELSRLVGCSREMAGRVLKKLQADGKLHARGKTVVLYGTRG from the coding sequence ATGCCAGCCGATCCGGTCGCCCATCTCACCGCCCTCCGCCGCACCCACAGCCCGCTGACGCCGGACGCCGCCACCATCGAGCGGTTCCTGGTTCATTGCCACCGCCGACGCTACCCGTCGCGGACCGATGTATTCCGCCCCGGGGATCCGGCCAGCACCCTCTACTACATCGTCTCAGGCTCGGTCAGCATCATCACCGAGGAAGACGATGGCCGCGAGCTGGTGCTGGGCTACTTCGGTCCCGGCGAATTCGTCGGCGAACTGGGCCTGTTCATCGAAAGCGAGCAGCGCGAAGTGATCCTGCGCACCCGCACCGCCTGCGAGCTGGCCGAGATCGGCCACGACCGCTTCTACGACCTGTTGCTGACCCGCTTGGCCGGGGATGCGCCGAAGCTGCTGTACGCGATCGGTGCGCAGATCTCGCGTCGCCTGCTCGACACCAGCCGCAAGGCCGGACGCCTGGCCTTCCTCGACGTGACCGACCGCATCGTCCGCGCCCTGCACGACCTGGCCCGCGAACCGGAAGCGATGAGCCACCCCGACGGCACCCAGTTGCGGGTCTCGCGCCAGGAGCTCTCGCGCCTGGTCGGCTGCTCGCGCGAGATGGCCGGCCGCGTGCTCAAGAAGCTGCAGGCCGATGGCAAGCTGCACGCCCGCGGCAAGACCGTGGTGCTGTACGGCACCCGCGGCTGA